The segment AGTGATAAGAAAACATACCACATGTGGAAAGTCGAGACCGCGGGCACCTACATTAGTACACAATAACAGACCAGTTTCCATCTTAACGAACTGGAAAAACGTTGAAGTCCTTTTGCTCTGCTCCATCACTCCGTGAATGGCGAGACAATCTATTTTGATGTACCGAAAGAGATCCGCGTGGAACTTTGTCGATTTGCAAGTGGAGAAAAACACCATGATCTTCTTCATCCCATGAAACCTCTTCAAGAAGGTGATCAAGAAGAGTAACCGCTTCGCACTCGGCACAATGCAGTAACCTTGCTCCAAGCCTTCATTTGTAACCTACATTTTTCAATTTTccattaaaaaatgaaaaaaaaagagaccaGTCTCGagataaaagaagaagaaaaagtgaTAATCTGCTTTACCTCTTTTCTTCCTTCATCCACATCGATATAAACAGGTGATGTAAGTGACACACGAGCAAGATCCTCAAcctgtttgttttttttttaatgtaaccAATCTTAATAAGCCTTTACTAATAAGGAACTATACAGATAggtaaacaaaacaaaccttAGAAGTCTGTGTGGCGGAAAACAGTGACGTCTGCCTTGTCTGtagcaaataaaaatttagacaTTGTGTCCTTATTGAATCATTGGTTAATTCACAGTATGCAAGCAATAAAAATACCTTTGGTAGAAGCTTAATGATCTTCTTCATGTCTTCTTCAAAGTTCTGTTCCAGTATCCTATCAGCCTCATCCATCACAAGAAACTGAAACAAATTCAACACATAATAAGAACTGCATTAACTCAAAACCAAATACACTTATACACAAAAATTGAAAatcagagttttttttttgtgtgtgttacCTTCAAGTTCTTGAATACGAATCCATCAGTATTCTCAAGGTGGTCGAGAAGTCTTCCAGGGGTAGCTACCAACAGATTAACACCTTTGACAAGAATctcagtttctttctttctgttcTCACCACCAATAACCTTTCCCACAGTCTGAGAATGAAACTTAAGAAGCTCTTTCGCCACTAAATATGActgaaacattaaaaaaagttttattttgagTATCACTCTTGACAGAAAAGAAAAGTTCAgtatcgaaaaaaaaaaaaattaaggacCTGAATGGCGAGCTCTCTAGTTGGACAAATGACAATAACACCAGTGCCATTGCGAGGAGTAAACCGAACATGGTATAGAAGCTCTACAGCGGGTATAAGAAAAGCTATGGTTTTTCCAGAACCGGTTCTGGCAGCTCCAAGTACATCTTTTCCCATCATCAGCGGCGGAATTGCTCTAGCTTGAATCTGCAACAAAAGGGGTagtttgtatattaataaaagGTTGAATCTTTTAGAGCTATTATACAAAGACATCATCATCATAAATTACCTGAGTCAAGCGTGCAAAACCCATCTCTTTGATAGATTTATAAGTGTTATCAGATAACCCCAATGACTCAAACGTTTCGTTAGTCATTATACCGTTTCCACTACTTTCCTCCTCCACTttgtctccttcttcttcttcttcttcttcttcttcgatcttcgctttctttttcttctgcttcttcttcttcggtttTTCTTCACTAATTGCTTCGGTCTCTTCATCCTCCATGGCAACCTCCTGctttagtttcttcttctttttcttctctgcTTTTTGCTCTTCGGCCTCCACTGCTAGCTGCTTTAGTATCTTCGCTTTGTCTCTggatcttttcttcttctccgtcTTCATCTCTTTCTTTTCGGATGATTGCTGCTCCGAATCCAAATCCGCCATGGTTTTGCTTATTCGCCGCGCCGCCTTCAAAATTCACTACTCTTGTCTCTTGACTTTGAAATCCAAATTAACGCCGAGATGAAAGAAAGGGTTTCTCTTCCTAGGATTTAAGGCAAAGGAGAAAGACTTTTTGGTTTTTAACTTCTTCGAAATCGAAATACAATGCGACGACGGATATATAAGATTATTAGGGTTAATCTAGGTTTCTGTAAAGCGGAATTTAAAAAAACCGGACCGGAACAGATTTGGCTTAACTGTAATAATGTGTAGCGGAATTTATAAATCCGGACCGGAACAGATTTGGCTTAACTGTAATAAACATGTGTTAAATCcgatttcgtttttttttttcttttttttttggtatttaagtttataaaaaatagttatcATATTAAATTCGCATTTACTTTACTTTAGTTCAATTTATATACTGTTGGTTttcgatttatttatttttatacaaaaattataaatttatttattttgaaaaatattttatgaattttacttTAGCGTCTTTTATATAACATGAAGATATTTCGAATTTTAAATagtctattttttcttttttcttttattatttaaaacagctaataaacatattaaattaataattatattttttataaaataaaaaaaattagtaatccataatattataaataactaagTATTAGCacatatatttgttaataaaataaaatttatgttttatttaattttattaatataaaacatgatttttaacttaaaattaattattaaattattaatatcaacagtttaaatgtaaatttcacatcaataaaataaattatgtatatattattaattattttatataacttacatataattatactattgtattttaattgatcgtttatttgatttattaaatttagtagGTTTATATATCAAGATATATCTATATACCTTGATTTTTAAGTATGACATTTATTCGATATATTCGGTatgatcaaatttaaatttctttatttcgatttaattttatttaattggtttgtTTTTACCTTTACGAACATTTTTAGCTAAACTTTAAAAAGATCTCTAAACCGACGAACCAAAAACTATTGGGCCGAGTTTGATGTAAAACATCagattttatgtttcttattaaaagttttttctCTTGATCGaatctattaaatttttaacttAATATACAATCTGATTGAccatgaatttttcaaaaaattcagTTTATGCaattaaaataggtttaaaCCATTTTAAATTAGCTAAATTACTTTAATTCAATTGAAATCAATATAAATTAGTCTAAGTACATTAAAAGGGTGCCAGTTGGAATTAGattcatatataatttgttaatttgaaaatttaatttgtaaAGTTTAGAAAGTGTTGGGAAATTGTCTGATGTATTctgaaaatctataaaaataaattatcataatgATTTTAAGTAACTAGAGGATATACTCTGTAAAATTTTCAAGAATACAAGGACTActttcaataataattttttttaatagatttataaaattattaaaatctaaacttttgaaataacaaatgattttataaagaattataaaatcatcaaagCAATAACATTAAACtctaataaaaatgtgagaatctATAAACTAATAACATTATATTCTAGAAAACTAataatcattataaatatatcttcCACTAACATCCTTAAATTAAACAATagtaaaatttacaaaaatgtctaatattttatttgtatatgtaATTTTGTAACTCATTTGAAACCGAAaactaaaatatcttatataaatataagtataaaaatagaaaataataaagtatAATTTGTTAACATTTAAACTCCGAGACCAATTTTGAAACCAAATTTAGTTTGCTTCCTTTCTCTTCACAGTCTTCTATTGAGCGAAAATTTAAAGAACAATGAAAATGTAATTTGGTTGAGCCAATTGTCACAGTTTCATTATGTGATATGTCAAAACTAAATTCAATCCTTTAATTACATTTGATTCTGCAAACAAGCATTTCTAGTTCAGCTATATATACAATGATAATCGCGAGAACAACCgtcaaaaaagaaagagagatgacGTCTACTAACTAGACCCTTCACAAGGATCTGATCGACGTCGACAGTCTCTCCAACTTCGACCATAGCATTCTCCCAATCGAGCACTTAGCTCTGTTTTCCTCCTCCACATCACTCGACGAACCTAACCTCGTAGACACCATCCCAACTGTCTTAACCGCCGAGACAACCACCCCACCCAATTCTCTTACAACCGCTTCAACCGCATTCGCATCCTTCTCACCACCGTTCACCCCAGCGACATAAAACGAACCAACCGCATTCTCACCTTGAGTACTCATCTCTGCTCTCGTTATAGACAAACCGCTCTCTCTCACAGTTCTCGTCACATCCGACAACAACCCCATCTTGTTCTTTGTCCGAACGTCAATCTTGAACCCGCGTGAAGCGCGTCTCGACAACGCAGCTACCAAACAATGCCTTAGTCTCTCCCTCTGTCCTTCCGTTTCTAACGTGCACCCGTTCTTCTTCCTTATGAAATATTCCTGCTCCGCCGTCGAGCCTCTAGCCCCGGCGACGGCGTGAAACACAACGAATTGTAACTCTTTTAACGCACATACCGTGTCGAACAATAGTTTTGGTCTGTCTCTACACTTTACATTCACCATTGAATAGCCATTGCATGCTTCGATCGCTACGTGTATCCTCTCGCATCTTCCCCTCCACAACGCATCACATCTGTTGCATTTAATATGGCATGTAACtaaaccaaatatttatatggtAACGATATACTTTTTATTACCAGACAATAACGTAAACACACCTGTCTCCACTGCAGCAGTCGCAGCCAAAGCAATTCTCGTAGTCTCCCTCAGCGTACATGAGCTCGTGAAGCCGTCGCTCGGTGTGGGCCCATCCGACCGGAGCTCCTTTAGCCTCGACCACACTCACGACGACACGAGACTCATCGCCCACTCTTTGATGGGCCTCCATGACTATGTCCAGATGATCCTTCACTTGGGCCTTTCTTATTGGGTCGATTATGGGCCCACCGTTAAACCCGTCTTCTAGATAAATCACCATCGCCGCTCGCTCGTGGTGGGTCCACGCAACAGCTGCAGTCACATGACATCCAATGTCGGAAAGTACGGCTGAGATCTCGGACAGTAGACCCGGTCTGTCAATTCCGGTTATCTCAAACGCCGTGTGCTCTGTTGACACGTGTCGCTGCTGCACTTCACGTTTTAGATTACTCTGCATCTCTTTTGTGATACCTCCCTTTCTACTATAACATATTGCctgaataaagaaaaaaatatagctaCTAAAAACAATtacgattataaaaaaatgttattagttattatttaaCCTGCTGAATGTAGAGAATCAGGCTACGGTCTGTGAGCTTGTTCCCGAGTTGGTCCGTCACGTGAAACACTAACAAAGAGAGATATTTCAGATGTTATTTTCATATAGTTGGTCCACCATGATGACATGTGATGATGAAGATGCTGATGACTTACCATCCATGAACCAGTCGCCATCAGATGAGATGTAAGATTTGGAAATAACGAGATCGAGATCAGCTAAAACCTGGACCATGTCCAGTAATATCCCGTACTTATTCGCGCTATCTACCTGATTATATATTTACCAACACACGTGAACAATTAAGATTTTAGGAGTAACTAGTTAATTAATCATTCACTGTTAGCTTAAAGGGATTAATAATTAAGCAAAAATCATCCAGAGCTTTTAGAATACCTTAACAAGTGTACAATCAGGGTCTGAGTCGTTGTCTACACAAACACTAATTAACGCAAGCAAC is part of the Raphanus sativus cultivar WK10039 chromosome 5, ASM80110v3, whole genome shotgun sequence genome and harbors:
- the LOC108856349 gene encoding ACT domain-containing protein ACR1, with protein sequence MMEIAYQPRIDSEIESLVERINPPSVCVDNDSDPDCTLVKVDSANKYGILLDMVQVLADLDLVISKSYISSDGDWFMDVFHVTDQLGNKLTDRSLILYIQQAICYSRKGGITKEMQSNLKREVQQRHVSTEHTAFEITGIDRPGLLSEISAVLSDIGCHVTAAVAWTHHERAAMVIYLEDGFNGGPIIDPIRKAQVKDHLDIVMEAHQRVGDESRVVVSVVEAKGAPVGWAHTERRLHELMYAEGDYENCFGCDCCSGDRCDALWRGRCERIHVAIEACNGYSMVNVKCRDRPKLLFDTVCALKELQFVVFHAVAGARGSTAEQEYFIRKKNGCTLETEGQRERLRHCLVAALSRRASRGFKIDVRTKNKMGLLSDVTRTVRESGLSITRAEMSTQGENAVGSFYVAGVNGGEKDANAVEAVVRELGGVVVSAVKTVGMVSTRLGSSSDVEEENRAKCSIGRMLWSKLERLSTSIRSL
- the LOC108862658 gene encoding DEAD-box ATP-dependent RNA helicase 27 isoform X1 is translated as MADLDSEQQSSEKKEMKTEKKKRSRDKAKILKQLAVEAEEQKAEKKKKKKLKQEVAMEDEETEAISEEKPKKKKQKKKKAKIEEEEEEEEEGDKVEEESSGNGIMTNETFESLGLSDNTYKSIKEMGFARLTQIQARAIPPLMMGKDVLGAARTGSGKTIAFLIPAVELLYHVRFTPRNGTGVIVICPTRELAIQSYLVAKELLKFHSQTVGKVIGGENRKKETEILVKGVNLLVATPGRLLDHLENTDGFVFKNLKFLVMDEADRILEQNFEEDMKKIIKLLPKVFLLLAYCELTNDSIRTQCLNFYLLQTRQTSLFSATQTSKVEDLARVSLTSPVYIDVDEGRKEVTNEGLEQGYCIVPSAKRLLFLITFLKRFHGMKKIMVFFSTCKSTKFHADLFRYIKIDCLAIHGVMEQSKRTSTFFQFVKMETGLLLCTNVGARGLDFPHVDWIVQYDPPDDPTEYIHRVGRTARGEGAKGNALLVLTPQELQFIQYLKAAKIPVIEHEFEEEKLLNVQAFLEKTISKNSALSVSAKEAYKTYIAGYDSHSMKDVFDARGLVLKDVAASFGFSSPPTVLLKIHRGGDGYRSKREPVNNKFNRARGGGRARGGGRARGGRTKFERY
- the LOC108862658 gene encoding DEAD-box ATP-dependent RNA helicase 27 isoform X2, with translation MADLDSEQQSSEKKEMKTEKKKRSRDKAKILKQLAVEAEEQKAEKKKKKKLKQEVAMEDEETEAISEEKPKKKKQKKKKAKIEEEEEEEEEGDKVEEESSGNGIMTNETFESLGLSDNTYKSIKEMGFARLTQIQARAIPPLMMGKDVLGAARTGSGKTIAFLIPAVELLYHVRFTPRNGTGVIVICPTRELAIQSYLVAKELLKFHSQTVGKVIGGENRKKETEILVKGVNLLVATPGRLLDHLENTDGFVFKNLKFLVMDEADRILEQNFEEDMKKIIKLLPKTRQTSLFSATQTSKVEDLARVSLTSPVYIDVDEGRKEVTNEGLEQGYCIVPSAKRLLFLITFLKRFHGMKKIMVFFSTCKSTKFHADLFRYIKIDCLAIHGVMEQSKRTSTFFQFVKMETGLLLCTNVGARGLDFPHVDWIVQYDPPDDPTEYIHRVGRTARGEGAKGNALLVLTPQELQFIQYLKAAKIPVIEHEFEEEKLLNVQAFLEKTISKNSALSVSAKEAYKTYIAGYDSHSMKDVFDARGLVLKDVAASFGFSSPPTVLLKIHRGGDGYRSKREPVNNKFNRARGGGRARGGGRARGGRTKFERY